From Paenibacillus sp. V4I7, one genomic window encodes:
- a CDS encoding SDR family NAD(P)-dependent oxidoreductase: MNMGLRNKTALVTGSTKGIGKAIAIELAREGVNVLVNGRNNEEVERTVNELKSEFTATSPQNATADIVDMQQREALFEKYPHVDILVNNMGIYEIMSYEDVDDEVWEKYFRTNVLAANGLSKFYLPKMLNSNYGRIIFIASEEAIMPSGQMPQYCMTKSMLLSLSKSLSKLTIGTEVTSNTIMPGPTLSENVYQIIESLFPDEMAFSEKEKRFMAANLPQSEIQRFIKPFEIGRLAAFVCSPYASAFRGSPIRMDGGMVPTIF, translated from the coding sequence ATGAATATGGGATTAAGGAACAAAACAGCTTTAGTAACCGGATCGACGAAAGGTATAGGGAAAGCAATTGCCATTGAACTTGCCAGAGAAGGCGTCAATGTCCTCGTTAATGGACGGAATAATGAAGAGGTAGAACGAACCGTAAATGAATTGAAATCGGAATTCACGGCTACCTCTCCTCAGAATGCTACAGCCGATATTGTGGATATGCAGCAAAGAGAAGCTTTATTTGAGAAATATCCCCATGTCGATATTCTGGTTAACAATATGGGTATTTATGAAATCATGTCATATGAGGACGTTGACGATGAAGTATGGGAAAAATACTTCCGAACGAATGTCCTTGCCGCCAATGGATTATCCAAATTTTATTTGCCTAAAATGTTGAATAGCAATTATGGACGAATAATCTTTATTGCAAGTGAAGAAGCGATTATGCCTTCAGGGCAAATGCCTCAGTATTGTATGACCAAATCCATGTTATTGTCACTGTCAAAAAGCTTATCTAAACTAACGATAGGAACGGAAGTCACATCCAATACAATCATGCCAGGACCAACGCTTTCCGAAAATGTATATCAAATCATTGAAAGTTTGTTTCCTGATGAGATGGCATTTTCGGAAAAAGAGAAAAGATTTATGGCTGCAAACCTGCCCCAATCCGAAATACAGCGGTTTATCAAGCCTTTTGAAATAGGCAGGCTGGCTGCATTCGTATGCAGCCCTTATGCATCCGCATTTAGAGGTTCTCCGATCCGTATGGACGGGGGCATGGTGCCTACAATTTTTTAA
- a CDS encoding sensor histidine kinase — translation MKSIQKRLLILLLVFIILPYFLSVLLIYRQTKENVERHELENSREQMQQVSEDLEQYFDDIVNLPYILYRNPDLFRVFEQGFESSLYFNQLEIYKGMTTFYLMRSEIRQIRFYIDEGNSSFTVYNAMLSSRKRKPELLKQASIQKLINSKMSYLIEPPHQIENYNNSSFMPPSDKSMVLTVHHKILDALSKEFLGIITIDIDLDKIARISNHFLRKNKESVLLSDSDGYVIYASDEALIGKAVPAELQKRINTSAAGAQSPDGDIVFSRTLPEPINEWHFAKITSSKFLFENVRKTAYTNIIVGVIVVVLGLLMVAIISYKVTRPIKLLSRKVLSIEGGNMNAEFDDKREDEIGSLERHIMDMMNRINRHIDQEYKLEIENRKNQHRALKSQINPHFLFNSLQSIAAVALLSESPRVYQLITSLSKMMRYSIRVDQKATVRSEADYVRAYLNLQEERFQTDFSYSIDLPKVILPIPVPSMILQPLVENFFKHCYDEGYDQPYLHIYGEIQGEYLNLVVESNGRSMTDDELLSLKNKIYTPVNEGNYSLEHIGLKNIHDRLVLHYDQTAGIELDSMQGQGFSVRLVIPLYLKEE, via the coding sequence GTGAAAAGCATTCAAAAACGCTTATTAATCTTGCTGCTTGTTTTTATAATCCTTCCGTATTTTCTGTCCGTGCTATTGATCTATCGGCAAACGAAAGAGAATGTGGAACGGCATGAACTTGAGAACAGCCGCGAGCAAATGCAACAGGTGTCCGAAGATCTGGAGCAATATTTTGATGACATCGTTAATCTTCCTTATATTTTATATCGAAATCCAGACTTGTTCAGGGTTTTTGAACAAGGCTTTGAAAGTTCTCTTTATTTCAACCAGCTTGAAATCTATAAAGGCATGACAACCTTTTATCTGATGAGGAGCGAGATTCGGCAGATTCGGTTTTACATCGACGAAGGAAATAGCTCGTTTACCGTTTATAATGCCATGTTAAGTTCCCGTAAGCGGAAGCCGGAATTATTGAAGCAAGCTTCTATTCAGAAGCTGATAAACTCTAAAATGAGCTATCTGATCGAACCGCCTCATCAGATCGAGAATTATAACAATTCCTCGTTCATGCCCCCATCGGACAAATCGATGGTTTTGACGGTTCATCACAAAATCTTGGATGCCCTATCGAAAGAATTTCTCGGTATCATCACGATAGATATTGATTTGGACAAGATCGCTCGCATTTCTAATCATTTTCTTCGAAAAAATAAAGAATCCGTATTGCTTTCTGATTCGGACGGCTATGTCATCTATGCAAGCGATGAAGCCCTGATAGGCAAGGCCGTTCCGGCCGAATTGCAAAAGCGAATCAATACGTCGGCCGCAGGCGCACAATCTCCAGATGGCGATATTGTCTTTTCCAGAACGTTACCGGAACCGATAAATGAGTGGCACTTTGCTAAAATAACCTCAAGCAAATTTTTATTTGAAAATGTGAGGAAAACTGCCTACACGAACATCATCGTGGGTGTAATCGTGGTCGTTCTTGGCTTGTTAATGGTAGCCATTATTTCATACAAGGTTACACGTCCAATAAAGCTGCTTAGCCGAAAAGTGCTGAGCATTGAAGGAGGGAATATGAATGCCGAGTTTGACGATAAAAGGGAGGACGAAATCGGCAGTCTGGAAAGACATATCATGGATATGATGAACCGGATCAATCGTCACATCGATCAAGAGTACAAGCTAGAGATAGAGAACAGGAAGAACCAACATAGGGCGCTAAAGTCTCAGATCAATCCGCACTTTTTATTCAACTCTCTACAATCCATTGCTGCGGTCGCCTTGCTTTCCGAATCTCCAAGAGTATACCAACTGATAACCTCCTTATCCAAAATGATGCGGTACTCCATTCGTGTGGATCAAAAGGCGACGGTTCGGAGTGAAGCGGATTATGTAAGGGCGTATTTGAACCTTCAAGAGGAGCGTTTTCAAACCGATTTTAGCTATTCCATCGATTTACCCAAGGTCATTCTTCCTATTCCGGTTCCGAGTATGATTTTGCAGCCACTCGTTGAAAACTTCTTTAAACACTGTTATGACGAAGGTTACGATCAACCCTACTTGCATATTTACGGTGAAATACAAGGTGAATATTTGAATCTAGTCGTGGAAAGTAACGGAAGAAGTATGACGGATGATGAGCTATTGTCATTAAAAAACAAAATCTACACGCCGGTTAACGAAGGGAACTATTCGCTTGAGCATATCGGCTTGAAAAACATTCATGATCGCTTGGTTCTTCATTATGATCAGACAGCGGGAATTGAACTGGATTCGATGCAGGGACAAGGGTTCTCTGTGCGGCTGGTGATTCCACTCTACTTAAAGGAGGAGTAA
- a CDS encoding bacterial transcriptional activator domain-containing protein, whose protein sequence is MLELKDPVIDYVEFEKQAEKLESIDASNVDRAMQIEWLYTGDLFGDKAYVWATFETERYARLYASFSVKLAAALISLRDMNAASKLLLKLNERYPFDESVVRLLMTIRNQTGDKKGLTVLYTGYARLLSRELGIRPSEELTQLYEMLVSRFDRK, encoded by the coding sequence GTGCTCGAATTAAAGGATCCCGTAATCGATTACGTGGAATTCGAAAAGCAAGCGGAGAAGCTAGAATCCATTGATGCCTCGAATGTGGATAGAGCGATGCAAATCGAATGGCTGTATACAGGCGATCTGTTCGGGGACAAAGCCTATGTGTGGGCCACTTTCGAAACGGAGCGCTATGCAAGGTTGTACGCGTCGTTTTCAGTAAAACTTGCCGCAGCGCTAATTTCCTTGCGGGATATGAATGCTGCGTCCAAGCTGCTGCTCAAGCTGAACGAGCGCTATCCGTTTGACGAATCTGTTGTACGTCTGCTGATGACGATACGCAACCAGACCGGGGACAAAAAAGGATTGACCGTTCTGTATACCGGTTATGCTCGGCTTCTTAGCCGGGAGCTTGGCATTCGTCCTTCTGAGGAACTAACACAGCTATACGAGATGTTGGTAAGCCGATTTGACAGAAAATAA
- a CDS encoding GNAT family N-acetyltransferase: MINACICGIVVHPSYQKQGIGTEIVQKLVEKCREGNLHRHVNQFE; encoded by the coding sequence GTGATTAATGCCTGTATATGCGGTATCGTCGTCCATCCAAGTTATCAAAAACAAGGAATTGGAACTGAAATAGTTCAAAAGCTAGTTGAAAAATGTCGAGAAGGGAATCTTCATAGACACGTAAACCAATTCGAATGA